Genomic DNA from Channa argus isolate prfri chromosome 10, Channa argus male v1.0, whole genome shotgun sequence:
AACCCAGACACTCTGCTGTCAAACCCGTGGCCTCCGGGCTTCCTCTTCAGCTCCTCGCACTTCCTGTATTTACAGATCTGGTGTCCCCTCTTGCGATTGCGGCAGCTGCTGCACTGTTCGCAGTTCGTCTGACGCCGACAAGGCACGCACTCCCCGCacctcttcctttttctccGCCCTCCGCTGCCCCCACCCAGAGAACCGGGAGAGTAGCCTTCTGCCACCAGCCCCTCGATGCCCTCTGTGCCCATAGCCGTGGTCCTCCAGTGGCCTCCCCCCATCTGGAAGCCTGCCAGAGGGAATAAAGCCGGACTGAAGGGAAACCAGGCTCCCAGGAAAGGTTGGAAATCAGTTCCACACCCAGAGgagtcctcttcctcctcctcaggcCCTGATCCACCTCCCTCCCCATCTCCTTTCACACCCTTTGCCTCTGCAGCCTCCCTTTTAGCCGGCTGGCTGCTCTGTGCACCAAGGCCGGCCTGCTCTGTGGTGGCAGGGGTCAAAGCCAGAAGCCCAGCACGCATCAGCAGCTCTGCGGCGTGGGCCAGGTGGAGCCCGCTGGGCGACTCCCACATGTCGGGCCAGGAGGGTGCACGACGAGGCTTAGCGTGCCCAGGCTGGGCGGCCCGTTGCTGAGCTGGGGAGGGTTGAATCAGGCCTTTTACATCCATGGCAGGGGAAGGGGTGGAGATGTAATGGGAGAGGCTATAGGGGTGGTTGGAGCGCTTAAGGCTGGGTCTCAGTGGCTCATTGGGGATTTTAGCACTGCTGTGGGCCTGATCTGGGGAAGAAGGGCCAGCGATGTCTACGGCAGTGGACATAGCAGTGGCTGTATAGGAgagtctgtctttgtgtgtatgtgtgtgtgtgtgtgtgtgtgtgtgtgggaggagaTGTGAGGGAGAAGAGGGTTGAAGCTGATGCGGGGTTGACAACCGTCCTGCTGTTACTTCAGCCAAAATGGCAAGCCTTGGCCTGTGTCCCTATTCCCATTCTCTGCAGCAGCCTCAGAGTCCTGGAGAGCTAGAAATGAATAGGGGATCAAAAGAGGAAGGTTAAGAATAGAAATGTTGGCGAGACAAATACAAGAAGAGAGTAAACAGGGGAG
This window encodes:
- the LOC137134414 gene encoding CXXC-type zinc finger protein 5-like, with the protein product MSTAVDIAGPSSPDQAHSSAKIPNEPLRPSLKRSNHPYSLSHYISTPSPAMDVKGLIQPSPAQQRAAQPGHAKPRRAPSWPDMWESPSGLHLAHAAELLMRAGLLALTPATTEQAGLGAQSSQPAKREAAEAKGVKGDGEGGGSGPEEEEEDSSGCGTDFQPFLGAWFPFSPALFPLAGFQMGGGHWRTTAMGTEGIEGLVAEGYSPGSLGGGSGGRRKRKRCGECVPCRRQTNCEQCSSCRNRKRGHQICKYRKCEELKRKPGGHGFDSRVSGFDLRGSDFTLGLAQERSNGALDG